The Luteibacter flocculans genomic interval TGAGAAGTCGCTCTGCCGGCGTCGTCGTCGAAAGGCTGACGGTATCGACCGGAACCATTTAGGTGGCTATCTGACCGGTTCGGTTCGATCCTAACGTAAAAGCTTGACGTCATCAAAACTTTTTGATCTTATCGAAATCACGCAGTGTGCACCGCAGCATACGCGATTTTTGGACGGCCATACGTTAGGGCGCCAGGGGATACAGGCGCAGCCGGTCATGGACGTCTGGTGTCAATCGAGCAACGGCCACTCACGGCATCGTCCGTGGTACGAGGTCCGGGGGCATACACATCAAAACAGGCGAACGCGCTCTGAACCATGAGCGTGCACGAAGGACGTGCACGTTTCGCAGGCCGTCTTCTGTCCAGCCGACTCTGGGGAGTCCCAATGAACCATGATTTAAAGCGCACCCTTCTCTATACGGCCCTGTTGTCGGTCGCTCTGGCATCGGGCGTGGCCTATGCGCAGGACGCCTCCACCTCGGCAAACGACAAGACGAAGACCCTGCCATCCGATACGCCGCAGACGCTCGAAGGCATCACTGTCTCGGCCGAAAAGCGCGACCAGGACATCCAGAAGGTGCCGATCAGCATGACTGCCCTGACCGGAGAACAACTCGAACGCCAGGGTGTTACCAGTCTCGTGGATCTGGCGCGCATTGCGCCGTCACTGACTGTCGCGTCGTCGGGCCCGGGCTCGAACAACCTGATCATTCGCGGTATCTCGTCGAGCGCCGGCTCCGCTGCCACGGTGGGCTACTACCTCGACGATGTGCCGATTGCCGCATCGAGCAATGCCGCCCTGCTGTCGACCCGAGGCGTCATCGATCCGTCCGTCTTCGACATCGCGCGCGTCGAAGTGCTGCGCGGCCCGCAAGGCACCATCTACGGTTCCAGTTCCATGGGCGGCACGGTGAAATACGTGACCAACCAGCCGGATCTCGATTTCGTCGAGGCCCGCATCAAGACGGATGTCTCAGGCACATACCACGGCGGTCCGAACGCGAACGTCAACGGGGTACTCAATGTGCCGCTGCTCAAGGACAAGGTCGCGCTGCGTGTGTCCGCCTACTACCGCCGCGACGACGGCTATATCGATCGCTACGCCATTTCGCCGACGAACTATCTGGAGGCCGACCCGGACAGCAAGAAGAAGGACAACGTCAACACATACACCACGTACGGCGCGCGCATGGCGATGCTCATCAAGCCGGACGATTCGCTGACGATCACGCCAAGCATCATCTACCAGTACTCGAAGCTGGGCTCGCCGTTCACCTACGACAAGATTCCCGCCACGCTCGCGAATCCGTACCAGGTACGTGACGTCAACGAAACCAATGTGCAGGAATCGACGATCTCCAATATCGCCGTCCACAAGCAGTTCGATGCGTTGGAACTGATGTCGTCGGCCTCGTACTTCACCCGTAACGTCTCCATTCGCGACGACAGCTCCAAGGTCATCAACTACTTCTTCGGTCTTCCGACCGTATATCCGACGACGATGTACGGAAGCTACAAGAACAAGGAGTTCACCGAGGAAGTCAGGGCGACCAGCAAGTTCGACGGACCAGTGCAAGCCATTCTTGGCGCGTTCTACCACGACGTGCGCGCACCGCTGGCCTCCTCCATTCCGTACCCCGACGGTTTCAACCAGACGTTCGATACACCTTTCCCGGGCTACTCCACCATCTACCAGGGTGCGCGTACCGCCACGCTCAAGGAATATGCCGTCTTCGGGGAGCTGTCCTGGAACATTACCGAGAAGCTGAAGGCGAGCGCAGGCATCCGTGCGTTCGAGGTCAAGCAGGGTTTCTCGCAGAGCGGTGACGGCCTGCTCAACGGCGGCCCGAGCACGGTGCACAGCGACTCGAAGGACTACGGCAGCACGCCGAAATTCACGCTGCAGTACCAGGTGAGCCCCGAGAACATGGTGTACGTCACCGCCTCGGAGGGCTATCGCCCTGGCGGCCCGAACAACCCCGCACCGGAGGCGCTGTGCGGCTCGGAAGTGGCAGGGCTCGGTCTCAGCAAGTCGCAGTTGAACAAGTACAACCCGGACACGCTCTGGAATTACGAGATCGGTTTCAAGAGCGCGTGGCTGGATCGTCGGCTGCTCGTCGATGCGTCCGTCTATCACATCGACTGGGATCACGTGCAGCAGCAGATCGTGCTGGGCTGCGGATACAACATCACCGCGAACTTCGGCAAAGCCGTCAGCCAGGGCGCAGAGCTGGAACTGAAGTTCCTGCCGATCAATGCCGTAACCTTGAGCGCCGGCTTCGGTTACAACGATGCCCACCTGAAGAACGACGTGCCAGGTACCTCCGCGAAGGATGGCGACCGCCTCGTGAACGTGCCGCGCTTCACCGGTTCGCTTGCGGCCGAATACCGCCGCCGCGTCAACGCGGAATACGACGGCTTCATGCGTGCGGACGTCAGCTACGTGGGCGATTCGAACTTCCTGTATGACCGCGAGAGCCCGTTCTATCGGCGCAAGGGCTTTGCCACGACCAACGTCCGCGTGGGTGTGGAAGGCCGCAACGGATTCGACATCTCGTTCTACGCCACCAACCTGTTCGACAAGCACGGGGAAACCGACCTGCCCGTCGCGATTTCGGCCGACCTGCCGACGACACGCCGTGTAGCGCTGAACCAGCCACGCACGATCGGCGTCACTCTGCAGTACCAGTACTGAGCTTCGATCGGAAACGCGGGCGTCGTGCGACACGGCGCCCGCGCATTTTTCGGACGGTGGGAGCCACCCTGGTGGCGAAAAGCCAACGAAGCGGTTTAGCAGTGAGGCAATCCCCCATCGCCACCAGGATGGCTCCCACCAACAAGCGTGCCCTCGCCGCCATGGCGGCTCCCACATGAGTGCCGATTCGCCAGGCGACTCAGGTCCGATGCGAGGCCGCACGGTGCTCCCACCCCAAGAAGCGAAGCCCCAACGACCCGCAAATCCGCGAAGAATTTTGTTCCACGCGATGTCGATCCAGGCTCTGCTCGTTCGTCGTTGGTAGGTAGAGGGGCATGCCGCCTCCTCCCGCCCCCGACCAGGAGCCGCCATGAATCCGAAGAACACCATCTGCCTTTGGTATGACAAGGACGCGTTCGAAGCCGCCACGTTCTATGCGGAAACGTTTCCTGATAGTGCCGTGGGGACGATTCACCCTGCGCCAGGCGACTATCCCGAAGGCAAGCAAGGCAGCATTCTCATGGTGGAATTCACCGTCATGGGCATCCCGTGCCTGGGCATGAACGGCGGCCCGATGGTCAAGCACAGCGAGGCATTCTCGTTCCAGGTAGCGACGGACGACCAGGCCGAGACCGACCGTCTGTGGAACGCCATCATCGACAACGGCGGCAGCCCAAGTGACTGCGGCTGGTGCAAGGACAAGTGGGGCTTGTCGTGGCAGATCACGCCGCGCGCGCTGATGGCAGCCGTGACCGATCCCGATCGCGCTGCGGCCAAACGCGCATTCGACGCCATGATGGGCATGTCCCGGATCGATATCGCCGCCATCGAGGCGGCACGGCGCGGCTGACACCGGGGACGGTACCCTTACCATGATCGTGCACCCTGCACGTCAAAGGAATACGCATGCCTTTCCCGCGACACCCCTTCGCCATCGTCGCCTGCGTCGTCGTGCTGATCGCCACGCCTTCATACGCCAACGATGCATCCCCGTTCGACACGAGCGAACTGGATCGCACCGTGGTGCCGTGTATGGACTTTGATCGCTTCGTCAACGCCCGCTGGCTCGCGGCGCATCCCATTCCCGCAGATGAGGTGCGTTGGGGCGTGTTCGATCAACTCGCCCTGGAAAGCCTGCGTATTCAGCGCGACATTGCCGATCAGGCGGCGAAAACCTCAAGCCCGGCCGATGGCGACATCGCCAAACGTCAGATCGGCCTGCTTTACCGCTCAGGCATGGATACCGCGGCGATCGAACGGGCGGGCATCACGCCACTCAGGCCTACGCTCGACGCCATCGCGCGGCTGAAGACGCCGAACGATATCGCCACCTTCCTTGGCCGCGCTGCGGCGGACGGCCAATCGTTCGTCTTCACCTTCGACGTGCAAGGCGACTATCGCGACGCCCGAAAGCAGATCGCGGCCGCGTCGCCTTCCGCGCTGGGACTACCCAACCGCGATTATTACGTGGACGCGCGATATGCGGCGGAACGAAAGGCTTACCGTACCTACATGATCGACCTGCTTCGCCTGGGCGGCGACGTCTCGCCCGAGCGCAGTGCGGACGATGCATTCGCGCTGGAAACCGCGCTCGCTGCGGTAACTCCCTCGCCGGTCGAAGCCCGGCAGCCGGCCAACCAGTTCAACGCGGTACGGGCGACGGATGCGGACCGCCTCATGCCGCACTTCCGCTGGGCACGCTATCTCGCGGCGCAGGGGTTGCCGGCAGACGCGGCATTCTCTCTCGCGCCCCCTGCTTTCTTTTCCGGCGTCGATCGATGGCTGGCCTCGGCACCGCCGGCCCAGTGGCGGGCCTACTTGCGCTTCCATGCCCTGGATACCGCCGCGCCTTATCTCACGCAGGCATTTCAAGACGCCGCATTCGCCTTCCATGGCCGCGCGCTGACGGGCCAGCAGCACGACAAGCCGCGCTGGCAGCGCGTGCTCGGCACGATCAATGCCTCGATGGGCGAAGCGATGGGCCAGCTCTATGTTGCCCGTACGTTTTCGCCCGAGGCCAAGCAGCGCGCCCAGGTCCTGGTGACCCGTTTGCTGGCGGCACTCAAGGCGCGCATCGAGGGGCTCGACTGGATGAGTGAGACCACCAAGGCGCGTGCCCTGGCCAAGTGGGAGGCATTCGTGCCGAAGGTGGGTTATCCCGATCGGTGGCGGGACTGGTCCGGCCTCGATCTGTCGCCGGTCAATTACTACGCAAACGTGCGTGCGCTCGCGCGTTACAACCACCACGACGCAATGGCGCGCGTCGGCACGCCTACGGACCGGACACGCTGGAGCGTGTTGCCGCAGACCGTGGATGCGTTCTACCGCGCGGAGGACAACAGCATCACCTTCCCCGCCGCGATCCTACAGCCGCCGTTTTTCTACGCCGATGGCGACGACGCGATCAATTACGGCGGCATCGGTGCCGCCATCGGTCACGAGGCCACGCACGGTTTCGACGATGCGGGCCGCCAGTTCGACGGGCAAGGCAACCAGACCGATTGGTGGACATCCGACGACAACCGACGCTTCAACGCACGTGCGGATGCGCTCGTGCGACAGTTCGACGGCTATGCGCCGTTGCCCGGCCGCCCCGACGTTCATGTCAATGGACGCCTCACGCTTGGCGAGAACATCGCGGATCTCGGCGGCGTCCACATCGCGTATGACGCATTGCAAGCCGCGCTAAAGGCCGATCCTGCGGAGGCGCGTCGTCGCATCGGCGGCTTTACGCAGGATCAGCGTTTCTTTCTGGCCTTCGCGCGGATATGGCGAGGCCGGATGCGCGAGCAGCAGACGCTCGTCTATCTGGCGAGCAATCCGCATGCCCCGCCGCACGAGCGCATCATCGGCACGCTCGGCAACGTGCCTACCTTTGCGGAGGCGTTCCAGTGCAAGGCAGGCGATGCCATGCCGAGACCGAAGAGCGAGCAAGTGCGGATCTGGTGACCTGAGGCGCCGCTAGGCGATGTCCACCACGACCTTGCCTCGCGCCGCCTGGGACGTCAGCAAGGCATGCGCATCGGCCACGTCGGCGAGCGTGAAATGGTGCGGATCGAGCGTGACCCGGAGCTTGCCCGCGTCGGCCAGCAGCGCGGCTTCGGCCATGATCCGGCCGTAGTGCGACCGCCCTTCCCCACTCAGCAGCGGCAGCAGCGTGAACACGCCGGAGTACGTTGCGCTGCGGAATGACAGCGGCGCGAGGGAATGCGTCCCCCAGCCGAGCGCACTGACCACGTGACCGAAACGCCGCACGGCGCGGAACGACGCATCGAGCACCGCACCGCCCACCGTGTCGTAGACCACGTCGAAGCCGTCGCCGCCGGTGCATTGCGCCACGTAGTCGTCTACAGGGCGGGCGCGGTCGATCGGTGTGACGCCCATGGCGGCAAGCTCGCCCGCGCGTTCGGGACGATCCGTGGCGTACACGTCCGCACCGCGCGCCAGGGCGATTTGCACCGCCGCACGGCCGACGCCGCCGCTTCCACCTTGCACGAGCACCTTCATGCCTGGCGCGAGCCGGGCGCGGTCGATCAAGCCCTCCCATGCGGTGATGAACACCAGCGGCAGTGCGGCCGCTTCGCGCATCGACAGCGCGCGCGGCTTGTGCGCGAGCAGCCGGGCGTCCACGTTTGCGGCCGAGGCGAGACTGCCCTGGTGGCCGCCCACACCGCCGGTCATGCCCCAGACCTCGTCACCCACCCGAAAAGCCGTCACGTCGGAGCCCACTGCTTCGACGACACCGGCCAGATCCAGGCCCAGGACGGCGGGAAGCGGATGGCGGGCGTGCTCGGCCTTGCCCGCGCGAATCTTGGTATCGAGCGGATTGACGCCGCTGGCGTGGATGCCTACCCGAACCTCGCCGGGGCCGGGCGGTGGAAGCGACAGCGTCTTGAGCACGAAGGGGCCATCGACCTGCTCGACAACGGCGGCGTGGATTGTGTCAGGCATACTGGCGATCTCTGCTGAGGGTGGTGGGAATCCGATGTCTGGCGAGCGCCGCGGCATGTCGGCGTCGTGTTGCCAGTGTGGTGACCTCGCCCCTGCCTGACCACCGCCACCGCCGCATGGCCGCCATACGAAATCGCATGAACGACGCACGCCTCGATTGGGACGACCTCCGCCTGTTCCTCGCCATCGCGAAGACCGGCACGCTGACAGCCGCGGCGTCCCAGCTCGACCTCAGCCAACCCACCGCGGGCCGCCGCCTGCGTCAGTTGGAAGAAGCCTGTGGCTGCATCCTGTTCCAACGCTCTGCGAGCGGCTTCCGCCTCACCGACGAGGGTGCGGCCATGCTGCGCCACGCCGAGCGCATGGAAGACGAAGTGCTCGCGATGGAACGCGAACTGGCGGGTCAGGACGATACCCTGCACGGTCAGTTGCGCGTCTCGTCACCGGACTGGTTCGCCCATCTCGTGCTTGCCCCGGCCATCGCGCGTTTCAGCCTGCACCATCCCCGGGTCACCATCGAACTGGTGGCGGACTTCCGCATGCTCAGCCTCGATCGTCGGGAAGCCGACCTCGTGTTCCGCTTTCGCCCGTCCGACGTGCCCGACGTGGTGCAACGTCGGCTCACGCACGTTCGCTATGATCTGTTCGCCTCGTCCGGATACCTCGCCGCACGCGGCCGTCCCGAGGCCACGGTCGACGGGGAAGGTCACGCCATCATCGGTATGGATACGCAGTTCGATGCGCTGGCCGATGTCGCGTGGCTGCATGAGCGATTTCCCCGCGCGCAACTCACCATCCGCAGCAACAGCCGCGAAGCGCAAGGCATCGCCTGCGCGCATGACGCAGGGCTGGCCGTGCTGCCCAGCGTCCTCGGTCACCACTACGGCTTGGAACCCATCGACACCGGCGATGCGCTGCCGTCGCGCGATCTATGGCTTTGCTATCACACCGACCTGCGTCGTCTGCGACGACTCCGCGTGTTCCTCGATTTCCTCGGCGAGGCCATCGACGATCCGCTTGGAAGCCACGCTTCCTGAGAGACATCGGCGAGCTGGCTATCCAGTGGCTCAACGCCTCAGGCGCGCGGCACCGGCAGAGCGTGACCTGATGCGGGTGACTGCACGACGTCCGGCCGCCAGCCGCATTCCCACGCCTGTCGCCAGACCATGATCAGCGGACGGCCGGTAGCAGTACTCACGGTGTGATGTCCCGCAGCGAGCGACCAGCGGGTAGCCGCCGTTGCGCCGTCGATCGAGACCGGCGTCTCCTGGAGACCATCCGTCGCGACATAGCTGCCGGCCAGTACGACATCGACGTTCGCCGGACCTGCCAGCGCGGGAACGGCGATGCCAGCCATGCGCACCCCTCCGGTACCGGGCAGGTAGTGCTGCTCGATGAATGCTTGCGCTGCCGGTGGATACATCCCATCGATCGCGACCATCGTATGGTTTGCGATCAGCCAGCCGGCAATATCGTCCGGCATGCGGCCGTACTTGAAACGCTGCCTCGCCAGACTCTCGATCACCAGATAGTAGGGGCGGCGCCTGAAGATGCCTCCGTTCTTCGGGTCCATCAGCGTGTCGTTCGGCGTGGTACAGGCAATCACGACACGCAGTTGCGCCTCCTCCGCCGCGAGCTTGTCTCGCCAGAGCGGAGCGTGGGTGAGCACCAGGCCGAACTCCGTGAGCGCGAGGAGAGAAACGAGCGCGATCTTGCCCTTGGATGGAAGGACGCCGGAGCGGTCGACGAAGCCGATCAGCCAGAGCACCGCCATGGGCAGCACGGGGAGAAAATCCTGTTCCGTCGGCAGAGGCCAGACGAACCAGATCATCAGCATGAACAGGAGCGCATGCACGCCGAGGAATGTTCGCCATCGCGTGGTCGCATCCTTACCGCGCATCGTCACTACAACGAAGACAAGGATCGCGACAGCGACAAGCGCGTAACCGACGAGATGCCATGGGCGCCCGGGACACCCGGTAGGCGCGAGGTTGTACGCGACGATGTCGAACCAGGCGGGGGCACCATCGTGCCGCATCGCCAGCCACAGGACGAACAGGCCCGGCACGGTCACCATACCCGCGAGCAGCGCCAAGGCGTTCGCCGCGGTGACGCGGCGATGTATCCACCACCATGTGCCCCAGATCGCCCCCCCAGACGCGAGTGCGACGACCGTCAGCGGCAGCGTTTTCTGTGAGACGGACAAGGCTGCGCCGAACAACACGCCACTCGCCAGCCAGCGCCAGGTTCGCCGCTGCGCAAGCGTCATCGTCGCCATGCCGCAAAGCCACAACGCCGCCCACAGATCGTCGGTGCGGAACTCCCCGAACTTGATGAACAGGATGGGAAGCAGGCCAATGAGGATCACGGTTGCATCAGCGATACCGTTGGAATACAGCCGGCGCGCGATGCGCCATGTCGCTACCAGCGACAGCATGTACCAGGGCACCACGGCGAGGCGCAGCCACCACAGAACGTCCGGCCGTTCGCCGAGAATTTTCAGCAGTGCGGCGTAGATCGCACTGAACAACGGACCATGGTTATCGAAAACATCGCGGTAAGGCATCGCGCCCTGCGCAATGCTCCACGCCACATGCGCATGTTGCGGCTCATCCGAATTCAGCGGATAGGCCGACAACCACAACACGCGAAGAACAAGCAGGACGATAAGCCCACCCACTCGCATGCTCATCGCTGCCGTCACACGGCGGGTTCTTGTCGTACACGCCGGTGAGTTCACGAGAGGTCGATCGCGTCGCGCAGGAGGAGTCTGTGCGCAACGTTAGTGCGGCGTTCTTTCCAACGCCTTTCTCAATGAGCAATGAAAAACTAAGGCACGGCGGAAGCGGTTCCTTTCATAAGTGGGACAGGAGCGCGGCCGCCGCGAATCGTTCTGTCACATGCCAGAAACCTGCGCGCTTCTCCTGCAGGAGCCGCCATGGCGGCGAGGGGAATCTTGTCACCATGCCGCAAGATTTCCTCGCCGCCATGGCGGCTCCTAAGGGGAGGTAGCTGCTTGCTACTGAGGTTTCACAAGCCGCCGTGACGGCCCCTTCCGATTACTTCACGCCTTCGTATACGATGCGGGTGAAGAAATCGGGGGCGATCACGAAGTGCCCGTAGATCGCGTCGTACTCGGCCGTGGGCTTCGCGGCGATGACTTCGTCGAGCGACTTGCCTGCCTTCTTCATGGCGACCACCTTGTCGCGAATGCCGGCGAGCATGTCGCGAAAATCTTTCAGTTGCTTCTTGCTGCCAACCGGTCCGTGGCCGGGCACGATGATGACGTTGTCATCGAGGCGCGCGAGGATGGCGTCATCCGCTTTGATCATGCCGTCGATGCCACCGCCATGCTCGTTATCGATGAACGGATAGACGCCGTTCCAGAACAGGTCGCCAAGCGAGGCGACGTTGGCCTCCTTGAAAAACACGTAAAGATCGGTGTCGGTATGCGACGGGTCGAGCAGACGCACTTCCACGGTCTGGCCCTCGAAATGAAGCGTCTTGTCGGCCTTCAAGACCTCGGTCGGTATCGCGCGCTTGGGCAGCGGCTGGAAGGTGAAATCCCAGTACGCCACATGCGTCACTTCCGAAACGCGGCGCACCGTGCCCTGCGTGGCAAGGATCTTGGCGCCGCCCTCACTCACCCACGTGTTGCCGTCCGTGTGATCCCAGTGGTAGTGCGTATTGATGACGTACTTGATTGGCGTCTTGCCCAGCGCGTCGAGTGCGGCTTCCACGCGTGGTCGCGATACGGCGATACCGGCATCGACCAACAGCTTCCCCTGCTTACCGGCCAGCACGGTGATGTTGCCGCCCGAACCCGAAAGCATGCTCAGCGATCCGCGCAGCGCCGTCGTCTCGATCGGGTCCGTGGCCGCGGCCTGATTGATCTTGATCACCGGGCTCACCGCCTTGGCGGTCTGTGCCCACGCGGCGTTCGTGGCGGACGCGGCGACGACGGTCGCCAGGGCAAACGAAAGGATCGACCGGTTCGATAACAGGCGGCTTGTCATGGCGCACTCTCCTTGGGGCGGCTCGGCGGGCGCCAGCCGGATGCGACATTTAGCGCCGCCTTTTTCGCAATTTATTGTGGAAATACGCGACCGACGGCGCTTGGCAGCGGCTTAGCTTTACCTGATAATGCGACTGCTTCGCATTTACATCCGCCCGCGAACCTGCCTGGATCCTCGATGCCCTCCACTGCCCCCACCCTTCGTGCGCTCGTCGGCGCGATCCTCGTCGTGCTCCTGTCTCCCACCGTGCATGCGACCGACGATGCCAATCCACAGCAGACGCCCCGCGACAACAGCACCACGCTTTCGGGCATCCAGGTCGAAGCCAACGTGGCGGCGCCCACCGCGGCCTATGCAGGCGATCAGGTCGCGCGTGGTGGACGGTTTGGCGTGCTGGGTAACCAGGACGCCATGAACGTGCCGTTTGCCAGTACCAGCTACACGGACACGCTTATTCGCAACCAGCAGGCGCGCACGCTGGGTGACGTGGTGTCGAACGACGCCGCCGTACGCACCGGCTTCGGCTTCGGCAACTTCTCGCAGACCTTCACCATTCGCGGGTTTCAGCTCTACAGCGACGATATCGCCTTCGATGGCCTGTACGGCTTGCTGCCCCGGCAACTGCTCGCACCGGAGTTGGTCAGCCGCGTGGAAGTATTCAAGGGATCCAGCGCGTTTCTCAACGGCATCAGCCCCGGCGGCTCCGGCATCGGCGGTTCGATCAATATCGCACCCAAGCGTGCCGAAGCGCAGCCGATCGCACGGGTCGGGCTCGACTGGGGCAGCGACAGTCAGGTGGGTGCGAGCGTCGATCTCGGTCGCCGCTTTGGCGCTGGCGATGCCTTCGGTGTGCGCGTGAATGCCGTGCATCGCGACGGCAACACCGGCATCGACGGCGAACAGCGCCGCGTCACCGCTGCGTCGGTCGCGTTCGATTACCGCGGCGACGAGCTGCGCGTCACCACGGATCTCGGCTACCAGAAGCAGGTCATTACCGGCGGCCGTGCCGTCGTCTATGCCAGTGGCCTCACCGCCGTTCCGCGTGCCCCGTCCGCACGCACCAACTACGCGCAACCGTGGTCGAACTCCTCGCTGGAGGACACCTTCGGCGTCGTTCGCGCCGAGTACGATTTCGCACCGTGGATCACCGGTTACGTCGCGGCCGGTGCGCACCACGGCAACGAGTTTGGCGACTACGTGAGCCCTACCCTGCTCGATCGCGCTGGCAACGCCACGGAAACGCGCTTCACGGTGCCGTACATCGCCGACACCGCCACCGGCGAGGCGGGAGTCAACATGCACTTCGACACCGGCGAGGTCAGCCACCGCGTCAACGTCGGCTTCTCCGCGCTCACGTTCCGCAAGAAGGCGGCGTACGCCGGCTCACTCGATCCGATCCAGACCAACCTTTACGCGCCGACCTATGTGCCGGTGCCGGCGTTTGCCTATAACGTGGGCCCGATTTCCGATCCGGGCATTACGGGGCGCACGCAACTGCGCAGCGTCGCGGTGTCGGACACCCTCGGTTTCCTCGACGACAGCCTGGAACTCACCCTCGGCGCCCGTCGCCAGAAGCTGCACGTGCTCGGTTACAACTACGCGGTGAACGGCGTGGATGGTGCGAAGAATGCCGAGTACGAGCAGTACGCCACCAGCCCCGTCATCGGTCTGAACTACCGTATCGCCGAGCAATGGTCGGTCTACGCCAACCATATCGAAGCGCTGACGCAGGGCGATCAGGCGCCGGAGACCTTCAACAACCGACCGGTGACCAATGCCGGCCAAGTGTTCGCGCCGTACAAGGCGAAGCAGAACGAAGTGGGCGTGAAGTGGGATGCCGGTACCGTCGGCAGCAGCCTCGCACTGTTCCAGATCAAGCAGCCGAGCGCCTACGTCGACACGTCCAACACGTATGTCGTGGACGGTGAGCAGCGGAATCGCGGCGTCGAATGGAACGTGTTTGGCCAGCCCACCGCGGGGATACGCGTGCTTGGCGGCCTCAGTTACATCCGGCCCGAACTGGTGAAGACTCAGGGGGGCACGAACGAAGGCAACGACGCGATCGGCGTGCCCCGCTTCCAGGCCAATGCCGGCGTGGAGT includes:
- a CDS encoding ArnT family glycosyltransferase: MSMRVGGLIVLLVLRVLWLSAYPLNSDEPQHAHVAWSIAQGAMPYRDVFDNHGPLFSAIYAALLKILGERPDVLWWLRLAVVPWYMLSLVATWRIARRLYSNGIADATVILIGLLPILFIKFGEFRTDDLWAALWLCGMATMTLAQRRTWRWLASGVLFGAALSVSQKTLPLTVVALASGGAIWGTWWWIHRRVTAANALALLAGMVTVPGLFVLWLAMRHDGAPAWFDIVAYNLAPTGCPGRPWHLVGYALVAVAILVFVVVTMRGKDATTRWRTFLGVHALLFMLMIWFVWPLPTEQDFLPVLPMAVLWLIGFVDRSGVLPSKGKIALVSLLALTEFGLVLTHAPLWRDKLAAEEAQLRVVIACTTPNDTLMDPKNGGIFRRRPYYLVIESLARQRFKYGRMPDDIAGWLIANHTMVAIDGMYPPAAQAFIEQHYLPGTGGVRMAGIAVPALAGPANVDVVLAGSYVATDGLQETPVSIDGATAATRWSLAAGHHTVSTATGRPLIMVWRQAWECGWRPDVVQSPASGHALPVPRA
- a CDS encoding M13 family metallopeptidase — encoded protein: MPFPRHPFAIVACVVVLIATPSYANDASPFDTSELDRTVVPCMDFDRFVNARWLAAHPIPADEVRWGVFDQLALESLRIQRDIADQAAKTSSPADGDIAKRQIGLLYRSGMDTAAIERAGITPLRPTLDAIARLKTPNDIATFLGRAAADGQSFVFTFDVQGDYRDARKQIAAASPSALGLPNRDYYVDARYAAERKAYRTYMIDLLRLGGDVSPERSADDAFALETALAAVTPSPVEARQPANQFNAVRATDADRLMPHFRWARYLAAQGLPADAAFSLAPPAFFSGVDRWLASAPPAQWRAYLRFHALDTAAPYLTQAFQDAAFAFHGRALTGQQHDKPRWQRVLGTINASMGEAMGQLYVARTFSPEAKQRAQVLVTRLLAALKARIEGLDWMSETTKARALAKWEAFVPKVGYPDRWRDWSGLDLSPVNYYANVRALARYNHHDAMARVGTPTDRTRWSVLPQTVDAFYRAEDNSITFPAAILQPPFFYADGDDAINYGGIGAAIGHEATHGFDDAGRQFDGQGNQTDWWTSDDNRRFNARADALVRQFDGYAPLPGRPDVHVNGRLTLGENIADLGGVHIAYDALQAALKADPAEARRRIGGFTQDQRFFLAFARIWRGRMREQQTLVYLASNPHAPPHERIIGTLGNVPTFAEAFQCKAGDAMPRPKSEQVRIW
- a CDS encoding VOC family protein; the protein is MNPKNTICLWYDKDAFEAATFYAETFPDSAVGTIHPAPGDYPEGKQGSILMVEFTVMGIPCLGMNGGPMVKHSEAFSFQVATDDQAETDRLWNAIIDNGGSPSDCGWCKDKWGLSWQITPRALMAAVTDPDRAAAKRAFDAMMGMSRIDIAAIEAARRG
- a CDS encoding LysR family transcriptional regulator yields the protein MNDARLDWDDLRLFLAIAKTGTLTAAASQLDLSQPTAGRRLRQLEEACGCILFQRSASGFRLTDEGAAMLRHAERMEDEVLAMERELAGQDDTLHGQLRVSSPDWFAHLVLAPAIARFSLHHPRVTIELVADFRMLSLDRREADLVFRFRPSDVPDVVQRRLTHVRYDLFASSGYLAARGRPEATVDGEGHAIIGMDTQFDALADVAWLHERFPRAQLTIRSNSREAQGIACAHDAGLAVLPSVLGHHYGLEPIDTGDALPSRDLWLCYHTDLRRLRRLRVFLDFLGEAIDDPLGSHAS
- a CDS encoding TonB-dependent receptor, with the translated sequence MNHDLKRTLLYTALLSVALASGVAYAQDASTSANDKTKTLPSDTPQTLEGITVSAEKRDQDIQKVPISMTALTGEQLERQGVTSLVDLARIAPSLTVASSGPGSNNLIIRGISSSAGSAATVGYYLDDVPIAASSNAALLSTRGVIDPSVFDIARVEVLRGPQGTIYGSSSMGGTVKYVTNQPDLDFVEARIKTDVSGTYHGGPNANVNGVLNVPLLKDKVALRVSAYYRRDDGYIDRYAISPTNYLEADPDSKKKDNVNTYTTYGARMAMLIKPDDSLTITPSIIYQYSKLGSPFTYDKIPATLANPYQVRDVNETNVQESTISNIAVHKQFDALELMSSASYFTRNVSIRDDSSKVINYFFGLPTVYPTTMYGSYKNKEFTEEVRATSKFDGPVQAILGAFYHDVRAPLASSIPYPDGFNQTFDTPFPGYSTIYQGARTATLKEYAVFGELSWNITEKLKASAGIRAFEVKQGFSQSGDGLLNGGPSTVHSDSKDYGSTPKFTLQYQVSPENMVYVTASEGYRPGGPNNPAPEALCGSEVAGLGLSKSQLNKYNPDTLWNYEIGFKSAWLDRRLLVDASVYHIDWDHVQQQIVLGCGYNITANFGKAVSQGAELELKFLPINAVTLSAGFGYNDAHLKNDVPGTSAKDGDRLVNVPRFTGSLAAEYRRRVNAEYDGFMRADVSYVGDSNFLYDRESPFYRRKGFATTNVRVGVEGRNGFDISFYATNLFDKHGETDLPVAISADLPTTRRVALNQPRTIGVTLQYQY
- a CDS encoding zinc-dependent alcohol dehydrogenase family protein, with translation MPDTIHAAVVEQVDGPFVLKTLSLPPPGPGEVRVGIHASGVNPLDTKIRAGKAEHARHPLPAVLGLDLAGVVEAVGSDVTAFRVGDEVWGMTGGVGGHQGSLASAANVDARLLAHKPRALSMREAAALPLVFITAWEGLIDRARLAPGMKVLVQGGSGGVGRAAVQIALARGADVYATDRPERAGELAAMGVTPIDRARPVDDYVAQCTGGDGFDVVYDTVGGAVLDASFRAVRRFGHVVSALGWGTHSLAPLSFRSATYSGVFTLLPLLSGEGRSHYGRIMAEAALLADAGKLRVTLDPHHFTLADVADAHALLTSQAARGKVVVDIA